From Neobacillus sp. PS2-9, the proteins below share one genomic window:
- the aceB gene encoding malate synthase A — protein MSTQTTGIEVVGALKAQYDEILTPGALNFIEELERKFGGRRVELLQYRTKRQEEIDNGKLPGFLPETKHIRNGEWTIAPLPKDLQDRRVEITGPTDRKMVINALNSGAKLFMADFEDATSPTWENAVEGQINLRDAVKRTISFENPNGKRYELKKETAVLIVRPRGLHLEEKHVLLDGKPISGSFLDFGLYFYHNVKELLARGSGPYFYLPKLESHLEARLWNDVFVFAQENLGIDQGTIKATVLIETIMAAFEMDEILYELKEHSAGLNCGRWDYIFSFIKKLRHQKDVILPDRSQVTMTAPFMRSYSLLTIQTCHRRKAPAMGGMAAQIPVKNNPQANEEAFAKVRADKEREARDGHDGTWVAHPGLVPVAMEVFNREMPTPNQIHTSKQQKITINAQDLLEVPGGTITEEGVRTNINVGIQYVASWLSGRGAAPIYNLMEDAATAEISRAQLWQWIRHPKGILKDGRKVTFEMYEELKVEELEKIKQEIGTVAFENGRFDEAVKLFDGLIFNEEFAEFLTLPGYELL, from the coding sequence ATGTCAACGCAAACGACTGGTATTGAAGTGGTTGGGGCCCTAAAAGCCCAGTATGATGAGATTTTAACACCTGGGGCATTGAATTTTATTGAAGAGTTAGAGAGAAAGTTTGGCGGAAGAAGAGTAGAACTGTTGCAGTACAGGACAAAGCGTCAAGAGGAAATTGACAATGGTAAATTGCCAGGCTTCCTCCCTGAGACAAAACACATCCGTAACGGAGAATGGACAATCGCTCCGCTGCCAAAAGACCTTCAAGATCGCAGGGTGGAAATAACAGGACCGACTGACCGGAAAATGGTTATCAATGCTTTGAACTCTGGTGCAAAACTATTTATGGCAGATTTCGAGGATGCCACTTCACCCACTTGGGAAAATGCCGTCGAAGGACAAATCAACCTTAGAGATGCAGTAAAACGGACAATTTCATTTGAAAACCCGAATGGGAAGAGATACGAACTGAAGAAGGAAACAGCAGTTCTCATTGTAAGACCTCGAGGACTCCACCTAGAGGAGAAGCACGTGTTATTAGATGGCAAGCCTATCTCCGGAAGCTTTTTAGATTTTGGTTTGTACTTTTACCACAATGTGAAGGAATTACTTGCAAGAGGTTCTGGACCATATTTTTACCTACCGAAGCTTGAAAGCCATTTAGAAGCAAGGCTTTGGAACGATGTATTTGTGTTTGCTCAAGAAAACCTGGGCATCGATCAAGGAACTATCAAAGCCACTGTATTAATTGAAACGATTATGGCTGCCTTTGAGATGGATGAAATCCTTTATGAATTAAAAGAACACTCAGCCGGCTTAAACTGCGGAAGATGGGATTATATTTTCAGCTTCATTAAAAAGCTTCGTCATCAGAAGGATGTTATTCTTCCTGATCGTTCACAAGTGACGATGACCGCACCGTTTATGCGTTCGTACTCCTTACTTACCATTCAAACTTGTCATCGTCGGAAAGCGCCGGCAATGGGAGGAATGGCAGCACAAATACCGGTTAAGAATAACCCGCAGGCCAACGAAGAGGCCTTTGCCAAGGTAAGAGCGGATAAAGAACGCGAAGCACGTGACGGGCACGATGGTACATGGGTTGCCCACCCAGGACTTGTTCCGGTGGCAATGGAAGTGTTCAATCGTGAAATGCCGACACCAAATCAAATCCATACATCGAAGCAGCAAAAAATCACCATCAATGCCCAAGATTTATTAGAGGTACCAGGTGGAACCATTACAGAAGAAGGGGTACGCACGAACATCAATGTGGGCATTCAATATGTGGCTTCCTGGTTATCAGGCAGAGGTGCAGCTCCAATTTACAACTTAATGGAGGATGCGGCAACAGCAGAGATATCACGGGCGCAGCTTTGGCAATGGATTCGCCATCCGAAAGGCATATTAAAAGATGGCAGAAAAGTAACCTTTGAAATGTATGAGGAATTGAAGGTCGAAGAATTAGAAAAAATCAAACAAGAAATTGGGACTGTAGCTTTCGAAAACGGACGATTTGATGAAGCAGTGAAATTGTTTGATGGGTTGATTTTCAATGAGGAATTTGCAGAATTTTTAACACTCCCTGGATATGAACTGTTATAG
- the aceA gene encoding isocitrate lyase produces MTDQRVAGLQESWEMDSRWKGITRPYTAEDVIKLRGSVDIEHTLARKGSEKLWKLLHEEDYVNALGALTGNQAVQQVKAGLKAIYLSGWQVAADANLSGHMYPDQSLYPANSVPSVVKRINQALQRADQITHSEGDNSIDWFAPIVADAEAGFGGQLNCFELMKGMIEAGASGVHFEDQLSSEKKCGHLGGKVLLPTQTAVRNLIAARLAADVMGVPTVLVARTDANAADLITSDIDMNDAPFITGDRTPEGFFRVKAGIDQAIARGLAYAPYADLIWCETSEPNIEEARQFAEAIHEQFPGKLLAYNCSPSFNWKKKLDQETIAKFQVELGKMGYKFQFVTLAGFHALNHSMFELARGYKERGMAAYSELQQSEFDSEQYGYTATRHQREVGTGYFDQVSMVITGGTSSTTALKGSTEEEQFTGKK; encoded by the coding sequence ATGACAGATCAAAGAGTTGCTGGGTTACAAGAAAGCTGGGAAATGGATAGCCGTTGGAAAGGGATTACAAGACCGTACACAGCTGAGGATGTTATCAAGCTGCGCGGTTCAGTTGATATCGAACATACTTTGGCTCGCAAAGGGTCTGAGAAGCTATGGAAGCTTTTACATGAAGAGGACTATGTGAATGCACTAGGTGCCCTAACAGGAAATCAGGCAGTACAGCAAGTAAAAGCAGGGCTAAAAGCCATCTACTTAAGCGGCTGGCAAGTAGCAGCCGATGCAAACCTTTCCGGTCATATGTATCCGGACCAAAGCTTATACCCAGCGAACAGTGTTCCAAGTGTGGTTAAGCGAATCAACCAGGCGTTACAGCGCGCCGATCAAATCACTCATTCGGAAGGAGACAACTCCATCGATTGGTTTGCTCCAATTGTGGCCGATGCCGAAGCAGGCTTTGGCGGACAGTTAAACTGTTTTGAGTTAATGAAGGGTATGATTGAAGCGGGTGCTTCCGGCGTCCATTTTGAAGATCAGCTTTCCTCCGAGAAAAAATGTGGACACTTAGGTGGTAAAGTATTGCTTCCAACTCAAACGGCGGTTCGCAACTTAATTGCTGCTCGTTTGGCGGCAGATGTTATGGGCGTTCCAACCGTATTAGTTGCCCGTACGGATGCGAATGCAGCGGATTTAATTACAAGTGATATTGATATGAATGATGCACCGTTTATTACGGGAGACCGTACACCAGAAGGATTTTTCCGAGTGAAAGCCGGGATTGATCAAGCGATTGCTCGCGGTTTAGCTTATGCGCCATATGCAGACTTGATCTGGTGCGAGACTTCTGAACCGAACATTGAGGAAGCAAGACAGTTTGCGGAAGCGATTCATGAGCAATTCCCTGGCAAACTTCTCGCTTACAACTGTTCACCATCGTTTAACTGGAAAAAGAAATTGGATCAAGAGACGATTGCTAAGTTCCAAGTGGAGCTTGGAAAAATGGGCTACAAGTTCCAGTTCGTAACGCTTGCTGGTTTCCATGCTTTGAACCACAGCATGTTCGAGCTTGCCCGTGGCTACAAGGAGCGCGGCATGGCGGCTTACTCTGAATTGCAGCAATCCGAGTTCGACAGCGAGCAATACGGCTACACGGCAACTCGTCACCAACGTGAGGTTGGTACAGGGTACTTTGATCAGGTATCTATGGTGATTACAGGTGGAACATCTTCGACAACGGCATTGAAGGGCTCTACTGAGGAAGAGCAGTTTACTGGGAAGAAATAA
- a CDS encoding YueI family protein encodes MKKPTVDEVLQQGIYGAMETKPDERRKYLGTLRERIIVALKKNQVAETEIYPQIEILMKENPQAHLFLNGNMSYEELSKYVKVANKQKMEHTIVTNKEHDSEIGLVLAMDHAIDKEEIYITKKIAVQEEAKKSKGFFAKLFNR; translated from the coding sequence TTGAAAAAGCCTACGGTTGATGAAGTGTTGCAGCAGGGGATTTATGGAGCGATGGAGACAAAACCGGATGAGCGGCGCAAATACTTAGGGACTTTACGAGAAAGGATTATTGTTGCCCTAAAAAAGAACCAAGTGGCCGAAACAGAAATTTATCCGCAGATAGAAATATTAATGAAAGAAAATCCACAGGCGCACTTATTTTTAAATGGGAATATGAGCTATGAGGAACTTTCTAAGTATGTTAAAGTGGCAAATAAGCAAAAAATGGAGCATACAATTGTTACCAATAAAGAACACGATTCAGAAATAGGGTTAGTGTTAGCGATGGACCATGCCATCGACAAGGAAGAAATCTATATAACAAAGAAAATAGCGGTACAAGAAGAGGCTAAAAAAAGTAAGGGTTTTTTCGCAAAACTCTTTAATAGGTAG
- a CDS encoding NAD(P)-binding protein yields MSTNYPIMLRLNGKKTVVVGGGKVAERKVKGLLGTGALVSVVSPELTDELLRLARDGDIVWLDKTFSKDDIQDAFLVFAATNDEGVNQFVRSVAKDHQLVMVVDDPEDSDFHVPAQVQRGRLSITVSTGGASPILAGKIREQLEQQFDEQYSDYLEFLFSKRQWILKEVKDSSLKKKLLTAIVSEEFLKSEDREEDFQRLF; encoded by the coding sequence ATGAGTACTAATTATCCGATTATGCTGCGCTTAAATGGGAAAAAAACAGTGGTTGTTGGCGGAGGAAAAGTAGCGGAGCGCAAAGTGAAGGGGCTTCTCGGCACTGGTGCTCTTGTTTCCGTGGTGAGTCCTGAATTAACTGATGAGCTTTTAAGGCTTGCAAGGGATGGTGACATCGTCTGGCTTGACAAAACTTTTTCGAAGGATGATATTCAGGATGCGTTTCTGGTCTTTGCTGCTACAAATGATGAGGGTGTAAATCAGTTTGTGAGAAGTGTAGCGAAAGACCATCAACTCGTCATGGTTGTAGATGATCCTGAAGATTCCGATTTTCATGTCCCGGCGCAGGTACAAAGAGGTCGATTAAGTATAACTGTGTCAACAGGCGGAGCAAGCCCTATCCTTGCAGGGAAGATTCGGGAACAGCTGGAACAGCAATTTGATGAGCAATACAGTGACTATCTCGAATTTCTTTTTTCAAAAAGGCAATGGATTTTAAAAGAGGTGAAAGACTCCTCGTTAAAAAAGAAACTGTTAACAGCCATTGTAAGTGAGGAATTTTTAAAAAGTGAAGATAGGGAAGAGGATTTTCAGCGTTTATTTTAG
- a CDS encoding nuclease-related domain-containing protein: MPYKARIESDVIKIWRILNARMTLTDDEQKKFYYLEKGFAGEVQFDLYTEKLQSKPLILNDLLLESNNSNLQIDSTLMFPKTIYLFEVKNFEGDYIYENGNFYTFPGKGKEIKNPLDQLKRIKFLFRQLLQNLGYRYNVEGYVIFINPEFPLYQSPKDEPIIYLSQLPRFMKKLNELPCQLTKQDQALADKLVALHQIESPYTRIRPYQYEELKKGPTCRTCHSSSLSVCGKKLVCDVCGCEELVESAILRGVGELRLLFPDMKITTNLVYDWCEGAGSKKGTSRVLSRHFSVTGVHQWAFYE, translated from the coding sequence ATGCCTTATAAAGCTAGAATTGAATCAGATGTGATAAAGATTTGGAGGATATTAAACGCCCGTATGACTCTTACGGATGATGAGCAGAAGAAATTTTATTATCTTGAAAAAGGATTTGCCGGTGAAGTTCAATTTGATTTATACACGGAGAAGCTGCAAAGTAAGCCCTTGATATTAAATGATTTGCTCCTTGAAAGTAACAATTCTAATCTTCAGATTGATTCCACCTTGATGTTTCCAAAGACCATTTACCTTTTTGAAGTAAAAAATTTTGAAGGTGACTATATTTACGAAAATGGCAATTTCTACACTTTTCCCGGAAAGGGAAAGGAAATTAAAAATCCTCTAGACCAGCTAAAGCGAATCAAATTCTTATTCCGACAATTACTTCAAAACCTAGGGTATCGCTATAACGTTGAGGGATATGTTATTTTTATTAACCCCGAGTTTCCCCTTTACCAATCCCCTAAAGATGAACCCATTATCTATTTATCCCAATTGCCACGTTTTATGAAAAAACTAAACGAACTCCCGTGCCAATTAACTAAACAGGATCAAGCACTTGCTGACAAGCTTGTGGCGTTGCACCAAATAGAATCCCCATATACTCGAATTCGTCCCTATCAGTATGAGGAGCTAAAAAAGGGACCAACATGTAGAACGTGCCACTCTTCTTCGCTCTCCGTTTGTGGAAAGAAGTTAGTGTGTGATGTTTGCGGGTGTGAAGAGTTGGTGGAATCCGCTATTTTGCGGGGTGTCGGAGAATTGCGGCTGCTGTTTCCGGATATGAAAATCACTACGAATTTAGTTTATGATTGGTGTGAGGGTGCGGGATCGAAAAAAGGAACCAGCAGGGTTCTAAGTCGACATTTTAGTGTGACCGGTGTTCATCAATGGGCTTTTTATGAGTGA
- the cobA gene encoding uroporphyrinogen-III C-methyltransferase, whose product MKKGKVFLVGAGPGDVGLITVKGLEAIKQAEVILYDRLANPKLLEFAPGDCELIYCGKLPDRHILRQENINDLLVEKALEGKMVVRLKGGDPGVFGRVGEEAAALAQYQIPFEIVPGISSGIAAPLYAGIPVTHREHAESFAVVTAHDKSQNGKPKLDWEGLARGVDTIAFYMGVGNLPFICENLMTHGKPATTPVILIQWGTFGRQKTLKGTLADISEKVLEAKFSNPAIILVGEVISLREKISWFEKKPLYGRQILLARTSASPSELASELMTHGADVIEFPKWKKTPMPLDLTTITAYEKIVFASPESVAEFFKAVVEQEIDIRSIRADFFGASIKSLKALKDRGFLAKFTEEMVDSEDMLIVGDASILKKGFVKAEMMVTSQKELDLQFLPIFKRMHEEADVNTVVFPSSSSVAPFVDALSECGLDSISLLKEMQVVSMGLQTQAAVKKAGLATTGMPDQATKEGLVAYLELPVDKGCEA is encoded by the coding sequence ATGAAGAAGGGGAAAGTGTTTTTAGTAGGAGCAGGGCCAGGGGATGTTGGCTTAATAACGGTTAAAGGGTTGGAAGCAATCAAGCAAGCCGAAGTTATTCTATATGACCGGCTTGCAAATCCTAAACTGTTAGAGTTTGCTCCGGGAGATTGCGAACTCATTTATTGTGGGAAATTACCTGACCGCCATATTTTGCGCCAAGAGAACATCAATGATCTTTTAGTGGAAAAGGCGCTGGAAGGTAAAATGGTAGTCCGCTTAAAAGGCGGCGACCCTGGTGTGTTTGGCAGAGTCGGAGAAGAAGCGGCAGCCCTGGCCCAATATCAAATACCCTTTGAAATCGTCCCTGGCATTTCATCAGGGATAGCAGCCCCCCTGTATGCTGGAATTCCAGTAACACACCGTGAACATGCAGAGTCCTTTGCTGTTGTGACTGCCCACGATAAGTCTCAAAACGGCAAGCCTAAGCTCGACTGGGAAGGTCTTGCTCGTGGTGTGGATACGATTGCTTTTTACATGGGAGTTGGAAATTTACCATTTATCTGTGAGAATCTCATGACCCATGGAAAGCCAGCAACGACACCTGTTATATTGATCCAATGGGGAACATTTGGCCGTCAAAAGACACTAAAAGGAACACTAGCGGACATTTCGGAAAAGGTCTTGGAAGCCAAATTCAGTAACCCAGCAATTATTTTAGTGGGGGAAGTCATTTCTCTTCGTGAAAAAATAAGTTGGTTCGAGAAAAAGCCGTTATACGGACGGCAAATCCTGCTTGCAAGAACGAGTGCCAGCCCTAGTGAATTAGCTAGTGAATTAATGACTCATGGAGCAGATGTCATTGAGTTTCCGAAATGGAAAAAGACGCCCATGCCGCTAGACCTAACAACTATTACTGCATATGAAAAAATTGTATTTGCTTCACCTGAAAGTGTAGCGGAATTTTTTAAGGCTGTGGTAGAGCAGGAAATCGATATTCGGAGCATTAGAGCAGACTTTTTCGGTGCTTCCATTAAATCGTTGAAGGCATTAAAGGACCGCGGATTTTTAGCTAAATTCACAGAAGAGATGGTCGATTCAGAAGATATGCTTATTGTCGGTGATGCGAGTATCTTGAAGAAAGGCTTTGTGAAGGCTGAAATGATGGTTACAAGCCAAAAAGAACTAGACTTACAATTCCTGCCTATTTTTAAACGTATGCACGAAGAAGCGGATGTAAATACAGTGGTGTTCCCTAGCAGTTCATCGGTTGCACCATTTGTCGATGCTTTAAGTGAATGCGGGCTCGATAGTATATCTCTTTTAAAAGAAATGCAGGTTGTCAGCATGGGCCTACAAACTCAGGCGGCAGTCAAAAAGGCGGGTCTTGCAACAACTGGGATGCCGGATCAAGCGACAAAAGAAGGCCTGGTTGCCTATCTGGAATTGCCGGTTGATAAAGGGTGTGAAGCGTAA
- the nirD gene encoding nitrite reductase small subunit NirD: MIETLTRIPVVHYSNLKGRTGYSIKIDNQEIALFKVSNGGVYALENRSPHPKGGVLSEGMVSGDYVYCPVYDWKISLVDGRVQAPDEGQVKTFKVEIKEDIVFIIV; encoded by the coding sequence ATGATTGAAACACTAACTCGCATTCCAGTCGTACACTACTCCAATCTGAAGGGTAGAACAGGGTATTCCATAAAAATCGATAATCAAGAAATTGCTCTATTTAAAGTATCAAACGGCGGTGTCTATGCACTTGAAAATCGCAGTCCCCATCCGAAGGGTGGAGTCCTTTCCGAAGGGATGGTCAGCGGGGACTATGTATATTGCCCAGTTTACGATTGGAAAATTTCATTAGTGGATGGAAGGGTTCAGGCACCAGACGAAGGTCAAGTAAAAACCTTTAAAGTAGAAATAAAAGAAGATATTGTGTTCATCATAGTATAA